The sequence below is a genomic window from Coffea arabica cultivar ET-39 chromosome 4c, Coffea Arabica ET-39 HiFi, whole genome shotgun sequence.
CCCTGTCCCAGGTCCTTGCATTCGTGCGATTGAATAATTAGGACTTTGCCTGGAATCATCTCTTACCTTTGTTGTTTTGTTGCTGGTGCTTTCGGATTGTTTGAAATAAGTCTGTGGTTCACGTTGGCATATGGTTGGTAACCCATGTTTGTGTTCATCCCAAATTCCTGCTTCCAGATGTGTATAATGCTAGGATTCCAGTTTTGGTTGGGTCGAAAGTTTAGGTGGTGATCAAATGAAAAGGAAATTGCATCTGTCAAGATTCCAGAGTTGTGGAAATAATCGCAGCAGAAATACAGTTACAAAAATCTGTTTGCCGATAAGCTGTAGCTTGTATGAAGTCTGCATGAAAAAAATGAATCATAATAATTACACTTTGTCCCCTAAGTCTCCCTTTATTCCACTGTGGCCCAAATAATTgagaaaattaatcaatttaacCCCTCaaacttccttttcctttcaattaGGCATCAGCTTTGTGAATATGGATGTTTAAGTTGTTTTAATGCTTTTAcatctatgtgattatttgtggtTACTTGAACTTTCCATTACTCATAGGCTTTGAAATTCCCAAGAACGTTTCAATGGGCTTTGATTGATGGATTAATGGTTTTAATTGGGTTTTTGTTTGCTTCAAACTTTTGAGTATAAGTTGTTTAATCTATTTTGGGTGTTTTAAGCGCTTCAATTTCATGGTATATTCATTCCATGTAATTATTGGCTTATTTTACatttactattaaattggtgcattaatcctttgtttaATGGTTTTAGCTCAAATTAGAACCTTTTCCATTCATTAGCTTCACAAGCAAGGGgacggtataatttcttttatcttttttgtctctcctatgtgatccaatgtgctaattGAGAATTACATGTCTACTTGGCTTTCTTAAATttgctttaattcctttcattttaagtatttcttttatttattaatggggtatgtgtacacctcttgacttgtaatagatagggcattttgtccatttttcccttccccttttgttttagttagtgaatgtaaataggttcattagtttggttatTTAcctttgttgctacgtgttaactGTTTTATTAGGATATTGCATCTAgttgagcatgctaagtgttacgtgctacatgtttataagtgatttgcatgtctatcCGCTTTCTATAATTATAAATGAATGTGAttgaatgaatgcacgtcaccacactagtccaacgctagttgtggttcctGGTCTCGtattccactagtccaacgctagtaggaattcctaGTTATGGGctaatccaacgctagacccaataggccgtccctctttcgttagtgcatattttgcatgttcatttcatctcatgcattttttcttagtttttgttatcatttggcatgctcctcgaatccctttttccctcatttttaGGTCTTtccatttcatgctagttatagggtccatttgcttgcgaacccccttgggtaagggaaacgagcgagtgtggcttcaaaatagccttagcacgctagttttcccttctaatcaaagggaaaattgaaatcacaaaaattagaggtcattcccgtacccgacctgatgcattcctctaagttcatgcattttcatatcattttctcttatttttctcaCTAAATATATATCTTAAATCCACATGCCATAATCACACACTTCTtcactttctttatttttgtccTTTCACACATTGCACTCATTTTActtatatttactattttcattcacttacacacgagcacttatattttcattcattcgcacacaaacactttcaaaatgcacacttgcacttttcctACACTACGCACACTTACACTTTTAATTTGAGTCATCATTTGCATCACTCCCGATTTTCTATGAGGTTTTCTTTATTGGCCGTCACGACTCGTGtgaatgggaccaaaagcctcataagagacatttcttagatttagaattgcatttctcattcattagtaaTGTCTAAATTtgcaatacatactttgggtagaaaaattaggaaaataagggttaaatcacgcaactagccttggctaggtcgaaggggtgccttggatttttgtccttgccttccccttcgtcaaatgtgactcccgaacctttttctttgttttacgtagactaaggagtcgttcaaaagggtttcttgctttttacttaaaaaattcactttttgggtgacttggtacaccctaactctataccaagtggcgactccatttttcatataaaaaaccctttttgaactatttttcttgggtcaaatcgtcgcatttttaaaagtcccatttagacccatttttgtttttatcaacaaaattcatttttcccaaatcaataaaattcaacaaaaacaaaacattttatttttatcaaaaagtggggcgcgacagcaattaactatccaatccattcccaaaagtaattatatcactgtaaggaaaacaaataacacggaatgagctaaaacccagtgagcaactaccaCAATaacagttaagatcacataagcataaccattcaattcaagtatgcaatttcgaagtaaagcaaatcagtgaaaggatacggtcggctctcaagagcccatttccacgcttgcaatcttgatccaacctcattgaccctccgtcaatgttaagagtaccaaaccgtagacctcactttacttccattccttccacccaacataccccaaccgggcccgcactccaattcagtagcttttagtaatactcgagtataccggaaccaagagtctcattactacaaggttccccagtacagtccccgtggcatgacaattttcacgaccaagccctcgccggctcgatccaattgactaccgaaCGGGGTTGagttcagtaatacagtaaaaccgttggatactcgtccaaacgacaccaaatcagtttccatgcatggaattcagtatctcatataacaattgcagtatttcagtaaaacagtaaatagccatgaaggaaattacaaggggtgagggcggtcaagtacaccctcacctcaatcacttccaataaccaattaagccttcaaggcatcaaatacacatggaacaaagccacattataacaagtaagtgagtagtatactcactaagcaattaagtgctatgtcatgcacttcagtcaggggaatgtcgtgaaccaccgtcacgccctagaacacataagcaagtacaatgagactcaataacgagtcataaagcaatgccaatcacaaccccaatagggtttcataagcatatacaagcattatagcaaaccagaaattcaaacaatggctttAGCCTTGGCCCTGAAAATAAAACTGTTTTGTCCTTagtttgcggtaatggcgtcaatttcactacgattatcggatgggggtgtaagacccaccgtttcgaagctatgaaacagggctacaacaatgtagaaggtcactcaatccagttcctagcttaactaggtcaaaaatgccaaatactaaaccagaatgaccaaaacaggtttgcaaatcacacaaaactgtaattactataactcagtctatataggtccaaatgccgaaattccaaaggcatatggtagctaagacatccagctacatttcatcagaagacaccaacttcaaaatccaaaccaattccagccaaaatagccaaataccaatgcagttttcgcattctgtcgaAAGCAGAACAactacagtaattccgacataactcactctacactaagccaaatggcctgaaattttacaggcacctcaaactcatcaatacctacaactttcatgttttgagcaaagtccaattcggcctctaaccctatgatccaaaaccggacagaattagggatttatgaaccctaactttccatttttccatccaaatccaaaattgattgcatttatcaacaattcacacctactagagtcattttaaaccattaccattcatcatacaaggccacaacatcaagatcatattaaaccagaaaattcatcataaattggaaaattccaccaaatcactccaaataaagaaataaatcacatattccatcactcatgccaccattaagcacaaaataagcatcattagaggtagtagggtgttcaagcatcacttaccaagaaatcaagagagagagggatgttggccaccttagaccttcaaacaaacttcactaagacacttactagcactagaaggaaagattttatggagtggaacctagtgtaggcttttgttcttggaagattgagtgaaatggaagcttgaaagttgaagaaatttccttccttcttgagctaggagggccggccaacatggagaagaaaatggtgatttttgggcaattttgagatatttaatcctttggtcaaaaaagtcaagaaagtgaatagtaattcttaaagtccaaccaatgagaatgtgacacttgtcacctcattaaatgcattcctatcctttctttcttctctcacatcaatcatttcacacactctacttatctattaacacccgataaattttacacaacatccggaatttaacctaattggccgaatttttccgaacttttcgtactagtgggtcccacgtccaatatacattcttaattttctaaaactcaccaatgctagaaaaaatcaactaaaaactataattacacataaaatctaccagaaaaatatttctaaaccagaaaatgcaaaatttatgcaattaagggaactaaaaccctaggaaaaataattagggttttacgggttctcacaaatctCTTTTAACATAATGTTTGCtatgattcttgtgattttgaacaaaaaatttttgaaattggcctttcttttccctccttCCTCCATTAGATGTAACaattgatattattttataaatacaAGTCATTGTTCATtattaaagaaattttcaacagttattttcattaattagttACTAATAGTTAATTAATCCTCTAATTATTAATCGTTAGCTATTAGTAAAGGAGaatggaagaaaaagaaaggcaaaatttaaaattttttctgttcaaaatcacaaaaatcatAACAAATATAATGTTAAAAGAGACAACTAGTTTGTTTTGTTAAATATTGTGATTATTAGTGTAGTTTTGTCATTTATTTGTGTTgtctaatttattaaatgtgGACTTTTGAATAGTGAAATAtgtgtattaattatttttaacctttaattatttttattcctttactaatataacttatatacatgcataagaggtatttataatataaaagtttcatctctcgatttaaagtacttttttaatgttattttttctaattagactattttgttatcaaaacttTAAGCTTCGTACAAATTTCAGGAAAGGCtcgtgaaattgtcagaaatctACTTCAGGGGAGACTAGTAAAATTGTCAGAAATCTCACGAGAGGTTTCTGacattatccaaaaaaaaaaaaaattagaattctGCCTAATCTACAAGTAAGCCCGTAGATCAGGTTCACACAAgttttaccttttcttttttggcttgcccaactctttcttttttctttttttttttttttttggcttttatcACCAACTCAATCCTTTTCCCTTTGGTTTAAAGGAGGTGctagaaaaaaattcaaaagaattgTTAGAGTATTCCTTCACGACTATTTAGACTTCCCTACCCGTAGACTaggataaattaaattatataaatattgtgactgtggaaaaaaaaacccaatCCTTTCCCAGTTAAAAGTCACAAACAATCGAAGAGTCAGCTTTcgcttcctttcttttcgtttcTCCGGACGTGTGAGATTGTCCCTCTGCTCCAAGCTAAGTTCAAAATTGTTCtttcgaaattttaccttctcGGTCTCGGTCTCCTGCCACTTGAGAAATCTCTCTCTGGTTGCAATGCAGAGGCTTCTCTCACTAAAACTCCTCTCCAAAACCTCCAAAACCCTCTCCAACAACACAACCACAACCTACTCCATTTATTCAAAAACATCTCCTTTTCTCCCCAGCACCAATAGCCCGTCTCCCCAAAACAATCCATTCTTCTCCCAGTACACCTCATGGACCTCGTATCGACCACACAACAGagttttttcaaaagaaatttcaaATGGGTTTTTCTCAAATCCATCAAATTCTACAAAGCTGCTGATTTTGCGAAATTCCCCTTCAACGGGCCAAACCATAGTTACGGGCTTGAGAGCTCAATTTGCAAGAAGAAACTTTCAttctaatttttcctttgattccaATCGCCGTTCCTGGTAAgtagcattttattttcttttctgacTGTGTTTCGTTATTCGtgaatcttgtttttcttttcttttctttttcttttggttttctgttttaactggaAAATGCGAGGgagcaaaaaaaaagtaaagtttGAGTTTTTAGTAGCATGTTCAAAtctacttttttaaaaaaaatgtgaaatccaaatttcgttcttcttttcttgtctcAATTTTCATTTGGAATTAAGTAGCTGTTCCAGTGTGAAAATGAAACTGAGACATCAGTAATTTTTGCActgttttcttctctttttgtggttttttctttttcattttttttcgcAAGTACGGctgaattattgatacttgGAAGACTATCTGAAGAAAAGTTGTGGTGAGAGATGAGAATGCTTTATGCGTGTCATGTGGTAGTTGGGTGGACTGTACTATGTTTTTCCAGTTTAGTCTATAACCCAGTGGTTCACTCATTTGATGCCAAAGGTTTCTGCAGTTTTGTCCAAATTGCATCCTTAGTGTCTCTCTCACCCACAGACAAAAACACAAAAGACACAACGTTTTACCTTAAGTTCATCAGATGCCCTATGACATCGAAAGCTCAAGCTTGCACCTTCCCAGAAAGGGCTGTGGTGAGAATAATTAGCTTCCTAATCTGATGCTAAAAGTGTACTTTTCCTTAACTAAATATGCCATTTTACATAAGCTCAAGTAGACAACATACACAAACACACCACATTGCTAGTAGCACTTTTGCTTAAAGTCTTTAGCTATAATAGTTCAACTTTCTACAATACGGAATGGGTCAACgacaaaggaaaagaagggaTTACTATATGATTTTGACTGTTGTCCGAGCACATTATACATCATAAAACTTTGAGCATTGACCTTATGAGTTTTCTCCCTTTGTAGCTCTATGGAACTTTACAGCACCACCAggattatttcttgaaaagTAAAAAATCTCAACTAATTTCCATGGGAAGAATATATTAGTTATACATTTTAGTATCTTGAGTTATTGGATATGATAAGAAATGACTTGAACAATCTTATTCTCTCATAAATATTTAGATTATTATTCTGGCTTAATATGCTGTCTTAATTTGGACCTGCCAGGTTACCTTCTTTATTTGATCTGCCAAATTTCTATGGTTTCCCATAAAATGGTTGTTCAATTCTTCTTGCAGTCTGGTTTAATTCTCATAAAACCATGTGGCATTTCTAAGAGTTTTGACAAGGTGCTGAAAGTTATTTTGAACGGTTTGCTAGCTGGttctaaaatattaaaaatgtgACATATTTCTGCTTCTTGCTTTCTGCGTGTCAGATATGCATCTGATTATTAATGAGCTGCAGAGGCATCTTTTATTGGAATGACTTGCCTTCTTTGTTCTCTATGGTCTCAAGCTCAGTATTCTTCTAAGTTAATGGTAGAGTAACAGCACTTTCTTTTTTGTAGGTTCCAACGGCTTACCACAGATGGTGTGGTTCTGGGACTAATTTTAACTAATGTAGCTGTTTTCCTGTTATGGCGCATTGCAGACCCATCATTTATGAAGAAGAATTTTATGGTAATTTGCTAACAATATTGTGCTCGTTTTCCTCGAGTCTTTAGACCTTTTATTCagcttattttaattttattactgTCTTCTAACCAGATTTCTTTGGACAACTTTAAAAGTGGAAGAATTCACACAATCATTACTTCTGCATTCAGTCATATTGACAGTGGGCATATTATCTCTAACATGGTGGGGCTTTACTTTTTCGGAACAAGTGTAAGGAATCAATCCTTTGAACTCTTTTTTCAATATTACATCTATATGCAAATTTCACTTAACATAATAAGTATCCCCAAGAGAATGAGGAATTCTCTTCAGGTTTAGAAAGGAAATGTTTGAGAATGATATTCTTCTTTCTTGCAGATTAATTTACGATTCATGAATTAATGTACCTAATGTTGGCACACACAGTTGGCTGCTATAGCTTGTTATGTAAATCTGGCTATCAAAATCATGATGTGATTTTGCTTGTGCTGCTgctaattttgttggaaaatacatGTTAATTGGTGTTTTATGTCTGAGAAATTACCAGCAGTTTCTATTTAATGCCTAGTTCAACATATTTTACTTGCTTCTCTTTTTAGTTGTTCTCAATGTTGGTAGTGACTGTGATTCAGTGACATTGTGGAGAACTTGTTGACTAATTAATTGACCTATAGCTTATGTGAGGCTAAATTGCAGACTGCCTGTGTTATTCGGACTTGGCTACCAAGTCCTGCCGACGCGGCTACTTTAGTGCAAAATGGAGAGTCAGACACAGGTATGGCAGGGCTAAGTGAAGAGTCCAAGTAACATAGCAGCCCACATTTGGCTGCAGCTAACAATACAACCCTTTCCGTTACTCAACATGACCAAATTCTAATGTATTGAAAGGAACTATATCTGGTTAGATGACCTTGCTATCCTTGTTATAAGTGAACCATTGTTTACTTAACATTAATTGCAAATATGTGATGAACTATTCATCTTGTTAGAATATGTGATTAGgtagttcattttttttaaacctcAAACCTACTTAGAGagtgatgaaatttatttggatAATTGATCGCCTAATTGATTCTGGAAATTGAAATGGATTCAATAGAGGAAACACTCTGACACATGGAAAGACGGCTAAAAGAGTGGCTAACAGTACTCTAATTTCCTTGTCACCTTGACCAAATGTAGCATCAGAAAGTGAAGAACCTAGTGGAAAGGTGGGAGAATCTGTTGGCAAGTTTTACTTTTGTTGTATTGATCGTTTTCTCTTGCTGTCTTGGCTTGTTATCAGCTCTTTGCAGTGTGTGATAATGTTGTCCCTTATAAGA
It includes:
- the LOC113738630 gene encoding RHOMBOID-like protein 12, mitochondrial, producing MQRLLSLKLLSKTSKTLSNNTTTTYSIYSKTSPFLPSTNSPSPQNNPFFSQYTSWTSYRPHNRVFSKEISNGFFSNPSNSTKLLILRNSPSTGQTIVTGLRAQFARRNFHSNFSFDSNRRSWFQRLTTDGVVLGLILTNVAVFLLWRIADPSFMKKNFMISLDNFKSGRIHTIITSAFSHIDSGHIISNMVGLYFFGTSVGITFGPTYLLKLYLAGAVGGSVFYLVHHALLAPSSKGKHMWSFDPSNVPGLGASGAVNAVMLLDIFLFPKKTLYFDFIIPVPAILLGIFLIGKDMLRIMEGDNRISGSAHLGGATVAAIAWARIRKGRFRF